In a single window of the Vitis vinifera cultivar Pinot Noir 40024 chromosome 6, ASM3070453v1 genome:
- the LOC104879738 gene encoding uncharacterized protein LOC104879738 yields MASMRFLHMSFFFFFLVVLVLLVSCAHADDKSQVEKACGQTPHPDLCVSCVNSDPSRSTSEIPELTFEILFCMMSEATHGHEVADLQAQNTSKPNLKQALQTCNVSLFSASYDLTDSLMRMEGEDYQKAEADLKSANTAVLQCYKAFYKEPVVIIPPQLFSHVDLAARYYDVAHVFFRLIRK; encoded by the coding sequence ATGGCTTCCATGAGGTTTCTTCACatgtctttcttcttcttctttcttgtaGTACTAGTACTACTCGTGTCCTGTGCTCATGCAGACGACAAATCCCAAGTGGAGAAGGCTTGTGGGCAAACCCCACACCCAGACCTGTGCGTTAGCTGCGTGAATTCTGACCCCAGTAGAAGCACCAGTGAGATCCCGGAATTGACATTTGAAATACTGTTCTGCATGATGAGCGAAGCAACGCATGGGCATGAAGTAGCTGACCTGCAGGCCCAAAATACCAGCAAACCCAATCTCAAGCAGGCACTCCAAACCTGTAACGTCTCCCTCTTTTCAGCCTCCTATGATCTTACCGACTCTTTGATGAGAATGGAGGGCGAGGATTATCAAAAGGCCGAGGCTGATTTGAAAAGTGCCAATACGGCTGTGTTGCAGTGCTACAAGGCGTTTTATAAGGAGCCGGTTGTTATTATTCCGCCTCAGCTCTTCTCTCACGTCGACCTTGCCGCTCGTTACTATGATGTTGCGCATGTATTCTTCCGTCTCATTCGTAAATAG
- the LOC100258714 gene encoding NDR1/HIN1-like protein 10 isoform X2, which produces MEDPHRPVTGYPAPGYPQPHSTATAYPYNAPPPPYYNPNAAHPYHAPPYSSPRATFLRRFLAAMIAFFIIVGTIIFIVWLVLRPRLPYFSVASASLSSFNVSASQLSGEWNISFDVRNPNKKISISYDRIESSIAYKSATLSQTTIAPFYQGTKNETTVTATFAAIGAYVDVLAINAERTRGSVSFTVKVFARVSFKSGVWKARSRFLSAQCNDIALGLPSNASRGSLVGGSRECRVGLA; this is translated from the coding sequence ATGGAAGATCCGCATAGGCCAGTTACAGGCTATCCTGCACCAGGATACCCCCAGCCGCACTCCACCGCCACTGCCTACCCCTACAATGCTCCGCCGCCCCCTTACTACAACCCCAATGCAGCCCACCCCTACCACGCGCCCCCTTACTCTTCCCCACGCGCCACCTTCCTCCGTCGTTTCCTGGCCGCCATGATCGCCTTCTTCATTATCGTGGGCACCATCATCTTCATCGTCTGGCTCGTCCTCCGCCCTCGCCTCCCGTACTTCAGCGTCGCCTCCGCCTCCCTCTCCTCCTTCAACGTCTCCGCCTCCCAGCTCTCTGGCGAATGGAACATCAGCTTTGACGTCCGAAACCCTAACAAGAAGATTAGCATCTCATACGACCGCATCGAATCCTCTATTGCCTACAAATCGGCCACGCTGTCCCAAACCACCATCGCGCCCTTCTATCAGGGCACCAAGAATGAGACTACCGTGACAGCAACTTTCGCAGCTATCGGAGCTTATGTAGATGTGTTAGCAATAAATGCGGAAAGGACGAGAGGGTCTGTGAGCTTCACAGTGAAGGTGTTCGCTAGGGTAAGCTTCAAGTCAGGGGTGTGGAAGGCGAGGTCACGATTTTTGAGTGCACAGTGCAATGACATTGCGTTGGGGTTGCCTTCAAATGCCAGTAGAGGATCTTTGGTGGGAGGTTCAAGGGAATGCAGGGTTGGTTT